The sequence CGATCGCCGAAACAGACAGCGCCAGCCGGATCGTGCGCGGGGCCACCCGCCGCGGGTTCCGCGTCTCCTCCGCGAGCTCGCCCGCCGAACCGAACCCGACCATCACGTAGGCGGCCATGAGACCGGACACGATCCAGGCCCAGCCGTATCCGGGGTCGGTGCCCGCCGCACCCGTGTCGAATACGACCTGCGGTCCCCGCTGCGCGTGCGTGAAGAACATGCCGACCACAGCGACGACTCCGACGATCTCGCACGTGACACCGATGTTGTTGATGCGCGACATCCAGTTCACACCGATGCAGTTGATGAAAGTGGTGAGTACCAGCAGGACCGATCCGAGCAGGACCGCGTTGGCGGCACCGCTGGCGGACGTCAACGTGCTGTCTTCGCCGATGATCTGGAATCCGCTCCACACGTTCGGAAGCACCACCTGCAGTGCGATCGCCGCGGCCGAGGCTGTGACCATCTGCGCCAGGATCATGAACCATCCGGCGAACCAGCCCACCACCTCCCCGCCCATCCGGCGCGACCACTGGTAGATGGCACCGGAAATGGGATACCGGGCAGCCAATTCGGCGAAGTTGAGCGCCACCATGAACTGACCGGCGAATACTACCGGCCACGTCCAGAAGAACGCCGGTCCGGCGAATCCGAAACCGAGACCGAACAATTGAAAGATCGTCGTGAGGATCGACACGAAGGAGAAGCCGGCCGCGAACGAAGCGAACTTCCCCAGTTTCCGGTGCAGTTGCTGCTCGTAGCCGAATGTACCGAGGTCGCCGGAGTCGTCAATTCTCTCGGCCCCGGTCGGAACAGGAGGTGCAAGTACCGGTGCGGACGGCGCTTGCGCAGTCCTCGTAGGTGTACTCAAGGGCCTTCTCCTTCGGCGAGAGCAATATCTGTCGATCGATAGTTTTCTCTCGCGCCCGACCGGATGGGTGACGCGGACGTATACAGATCGGCCCCCGCCGTAACAGGATCGTTGCGAACGTTTCGGAGGTATGACGAAAGGCTCACGGCGGGTGTCCACGGTGGCGTGGAGAACCGACCTGACATCATGTGTAGGTGAGCACCGGGCCGGGACGACCGCGACTGACCAGTCAACGCAGGCCGGGTCGGACGACGCCCGAGGAGATACTCGACGCCGCCGGAGAGCTGTTCACCACCAAGGGCTTTGCTGCCACCTCCACGCGCGAGATCGCCGACATGGTGGGCATCAGACAGGCATCGCTCTATCACCACTTCGCCAACAAGGAGGAGATCCTGGTGGCGCTTCTCGAGGAAACAGTGTCGCCCGCGCTCGCCGCCGCCCGAGTCCTCGAGAAGGTCGATGCGCCTGCCGTCGTGCGCCTGCACGCACTCGCCACCTATGACGTCACTCAGCTCACCGGCACGCGCTGGAATCTCGGCGCCCTCTACCTCCTGCCCGAGCTACGCACCGAACGCTTCGCCCCGTTCCGGGCGCAACGCACTCTTCTGCGCTCGCACTATCAGCACTGCGCCGAACAGGCGCTCACCGAGATCACGGCCGGCGACACCGAATCAGCACCCGGCCTCACCGATCTCCCTTTTCGCATCGTCGAGAGCGCTATCGCTACCCGGGCGGACGTCGAAAGCGGAGCGGTACCGGCACCGGAGAACACCGATGCCGCCGCCCTCCTCGCCGACGCCTGCTTGCGCGCACTCGGATGGGCACAGCCCCTCGACGGGATCCGTGCGCAGTCGCGGGTTCTCCTCGACCACACGGCAGGTGGCACCTCCCGCGACCTTCGGCCGCCGACGTCGGATCTGTGAGATAAAGTCTGGCGAACGCTTACTACCTGGGGGGTTATCTTGAGCGATGTCTTCGTCGTCACAGACGGCATTCGGCGTTACGGTGCGACGGCGGCGCAGGCCGCGGAGCAGATCAGTAGTGCTGCAGCGATCGACC comes from Rhodococcus oxybenzonivorans and encodes:
- a CDS encoding amino acid permease, with translation MDDSGDLGTFGYEQQLHRKLGKFASFAAGFSFVSILTTIFQLFGLGFGFAGPAFFWTWPVVFAGQFMVALNFAELAARYPISGAIYQWSRRMGGEVVGWFAGWFMILAQMVTASAAAIALQVVLPNVWSGFQIIGEDSTLTSASGAANAVLLGSVLLVLTTFINCIGVNWMSRINNIGVTCEIVGVVAVVGMFFTHAQRGPQVVFDTGAAGTDPGYGWAWIVSGLMAAYVMVGFGSAGELAEETRNPRRVAPRTIRLALSVSAIGGGLMIIGALMAAPSLIDGRLAAEGLPYVLSSILSSPWGTLLLADVAVAVFVCTLAIQTAASRLVFSMARDGRLPASQMLSKVNARTGTPIAPSVLIGVVCIGILAVNVGNSAIFATLSSVCIILIYLAYLMVTVPLLVRRLKGWPHGGPQVDADGRSLFSLGRLGLPVNILAVGYGALMVVNLSWPRAEVFDPSGAYPLLRWAAPVTVAAVIGLGILCFPRGRSTPNPVTIGA
- a CDS encoding TetR/AcrR family transcriptional regulator, which translates into the protein MSTGPGRPRLTSQRRPGRTTPEEILDAAGELFTTKGFAATSTREIADMVGIRQASLYHHFANKEEILVALLEETVSPALAAARVLEKVDAPAVVRLHALATYDVTQLTGTRWNLGALYLLPELRTERFAPFRAQRTLLRSHYQHCAEQALTEITAGDTESAPGLTDLPFRIVESAIATRADVESGAVPAPENTDAAALLADACLRALGWAQPLDGIRAQSRVLLDHTAGGTSRDLRPPTSDL